The Anas acuta chromosome 7, bAnaAcu1.1, whole genome shotgun sequence genome has a window encoding:
- the PLAU gene encoding urokinase-type plasminogen activator isoform X2 — MKLLIFLSVTLATLVTGLDPAYGMKHYRPSHKHKDCHCLNGGTCVTYYLFSRINRCLCPEGYGGLHCEIDDDSTCYTGNGENYRGTATEPGCLLWDLPSVIKRGAYHADMKNALQLGLGKHKYCRNPNGRSRPWCYTWRGFSLQETPCNVDKCERTCGQRSISKYFKIVGGRQAEVESQPWIAGIFQNILGIDQFLCGGSLIDPCWVLTAAHCFYDPSKTRPRTSAYKVFLGKSVLNVTDENEQVFMVDEIISHPGFTDETGGNENDIALVRIRTASGQCAVESKYVRTVCLPERNLKLRDNTQCEIAGYGKQDYYDIYYAQRLMSASVNLISQDKCTTKYYDSIRVTDNMVCAGDSLWATDACKGDSGGPMVCEHNGRMTLYGIVSWGDGCAKQNKPGVYTRVTKYLNWIDSHMNAVLTKSRSFPEPK; from the exons ATGAAGCTATTAATCTTCCTCTCAGTAACCCTCGCCACTCTTGTCACGGGACTAGATCca GCTTATGGCATGAAGCACTACAGACCATCACATAAACACAAGG ACTGTCACTGTCTGAATGGAGGAACATGTGTTACCTACTACCTCTTCAGCAGAATAAATCGTTGCCTGTGCCCAGAAGGTTACGGTGGGCTTCACTGTGAAATAG atgaTGACAGTACATGCTACACTGGGAATGGGGAGAACTACAGAGGAACAGCAACTGAACCAGGGTGTTTACTATGGGATCTTCCTTCGGTAATCAAGAGAGGTGCTTACCATGCTGACATGAAGAATGCTCTGCAGCTTGGACTGGGCAAACACAAGTACTGCAG AAACCCAAATGGACGGAGCAGGCCCTGGTGTTACACCTGGAGGGGATTCTCCCTTCAAGAAACACCCTGCAACGTAGATAAGTGTG AGCGCACATGTGGTCAGAGAAGCATCAGCAAGTACTTCAAAATTGTTGGTGGAAGGCAGGCTGAGGTTGAGTCTCAGCCTTGGATAGCTGGCATCTTCCAAAACATCTTGGGTATTGACCAGTTTCTGTGCGGTGGCAGCCTCATTGACCCCTGCTGGGTGCTTACAGCAGCACACTGCTTTTATGATCC GTCAAAAACAAGACCAAGAACGTCAGCCTACAAAGTCTTCCTTGGGAAGTCCGTACTGAATGTTACTGATGAAAATGAACAAGTGTTCATGGTGGATGAAATTATCTCTCACCCAGGCTTTACAGATGAAACAGGTGGCAATGAGAATGACATTG CTTTAGTAAGAATAAGAACAGCTTCTGGACAGTGTGCAGTAGAATCCAAGTATGTAAGAACAGTCTGCTTGCCAGAGAGGAACCTTAAGCTACGTGACAATACCCAGTGTGAAATAGCTGGCTATGGAAAACAGGATTATT ATGATATTTACTACGCTCAAAGACTGATGTCAGCCAGTGTGAACTTAATATCACAGGACAAATGCACAACTAAATACTATGACAGTATCAGAGTTACTGACAACATGGTCTGTGCTGGAGACTCGCTGTGGGCAACTGATGCATGCAAG GGAGATTCCGGCGGCCCCATGGTCTGTGAGCACAATGGCAGGATGACACTTTACGGGATTGTCAGCTGGGGAGACGGCTGcgcaaagcaaaacaagccgGGTGTTTACACCAGAGTTACTAAATACCTTAACTGGATTGACTCCCATATGAATGCAGTGCTAACCAAAAGTCGTTCTTTCCCTGAACCCAAGTGA
- the PLAU gene encoding urokinase-type plasminogen activator isoform X1 — translation MKLLIFLSVTLATLVTGLDPAYGMKHYRPSHKHKDCHCLNGGTCVTYYLFSRINRCLCPEGYGGLHCEIDDDSTCYTGNGENYRGTATEPGCLLWDLPSVIKRGAYHADMKNALQLGLGKHKYCRNPNGRSRPWCYTWRGFSLQETPCNVDKCDLNDIFLTERTCGQRSISKYFKIVGGRQAEVESQPWIAGIFQNILGIDQFLCGGSLIDPCWVLTAAHCFYDPSKTRPRTSAYKVFLGKSVLNVTDENEQVFMVDEIISHPGFTDETGGNENDIALVRIRTASGQCAVESKYVRTVCLPERNLKLRDNTQCEIAGYGKQDYYDIYYAQRLMSASVNLISQDKCTTKYYDSIRVTDNMVCAGDSLWATDACKGDSGGPMVCEHNGRMTLYGIVSWGDGCAKQNKPGVYTRVTKYLNWIDSHMNAVLTKSRSFPEPK, via the exons ATGAAGCTATTAATCTTCCTCTCAGTAACCCTCGCCACTCTTGTCACGGGACTAGATCca GCTTATGGCATGAAGCACTACAGACCATCACATAAACACAAGG ACTGTCACTGTCTGAATGGAGGAACATGTGTTACCTACTACCTCTTCAGCAGAATAAATCGTTGCCTGTGCCCAGAAGGTTACGGTGGGCTTCACTGTGAAATAG atgaTGACAGTACATGCTACACTGGGAATGGGGAGAACTACAGAGGAACAGCAACTGAACCAGGGTGTTTACTATGGGATCTTCCTTCGGTAATCAAGAGAGGTGCTTACCATGCTGACATGAAGAATGCTCTGCAGCTTGGACTGGGCAAACACAAGTACTGCAG AAACCCAAATGGACGGAGCAGGCCCTGGTGTTACACCTGGAGGGGATTCTCCCTTCAAGAAACACCCTGCAACGTAGATAAGTGTG ATCTGAATGATATCTTCCTCACAGAGCGCACATGTGGTCAGAGAAGCATCAGCAAGTACTTCAAAATTGTTGGTGGAAGGCAGGCTGAGGTTGAGTCTCAGCCTTGGATAGCTGGCATCTTCCAAAACATCTTGGGTATTGACCAGTTTCTGTGCGGTGGCAGCCTCATTGACCCCTGCTGGGTGCTTACAGCAGCACACTGCTTTTATGATCC GTCAAAAACAAGACCAAGAACGTCAGCCTACAAAGTCTTCCTTGGGAAGTCCGTACTGAATGTTACTGATGAAAATGAACAAGTGTTCATGGTGGATGAAATTATCTCTCACCCAGGCTTTACAGATGAAACAGGTGGCAATGAGAATGACATTG CTTTAGTAAGAATAAGAACAGCTTCTGGACAGTGTGCAGTAGAATCCAAGTATGTAAGAACAGTCTGCTTGCCAGAGAGGAACCTTAAGCTACGTGACAATACCCAGTGTGAAATAGCTGGCTATGGAAAACAGGATTATT ATGATATTTACTACGCTCAAAGACTGATGTCAGCCAGTGTGAACTTAATATCACAGGACAAATGCACAACTAAATACTATGACAGTATCAGAGTTACTGACAACATGGTCTGTGCTGGAGACTCGCTGTGGGCAACTGATGCATGCAAG GGAGATTCCGGCGGCCCCATGGTCTGTGAGCACAATGGCAGGATGACACTTTACGGGATTGTCAGCTGGGGAGACGGCTGcgcaaagcaaaacaagccgGGTGTTTACACCAGAGTTACTAAATACCTTAACTGGATTGACTCCCATATGAATGCAGTGCTAACCAAAAGTCGTTCTTTCCCTGAACCCAAGTGA